The following proteins are encoded in a genomic region of Stigmatopora nigra isolate UIUO_SnigA chromosome 3, RoL_Snig_1.1, whole genome shotgun sequence:
- the rbpms2a gene encoding RNA-binding protein, mRNA-processing factor 2a isoform X3 codes for MSLKTDTEPNNNVSMEEEVRTLFVSGLPVDIKPRELYLLFRPFKGYEGSLIKLTSKQPVGFVTFDSRTGAEAAKNALNGIRFDPESPQTLRLEFAKANTKMAKSKLMATPNPTNIHPALGAHFIARDPYDLTGAALIPASPDAWTPYPLYTTELTPGLPHAAFTYPAAAAAAAALHAQVRDQPVPGSHTFVQLK; via the exons ATGAGTCTGAAGACGGATACGGAGCCGAATAACAATGTCTCCATGGAGGAGGAG gtgcgaACACTTTTTGTCAGTGGTCTACCCGTTGACATCAAGCCACGGGAATTGTACCTTCTCTTCAGACCATTTAAG GGTTATGAAGGGTCACTGATTAAATTAACATCAAAACAG CCTGTTGGATTTGTAACATTCGACAGCCGAACTGGAGCCGAAGCTGCAAAAAATGCTCTAAAT GGTATCCGTTTTGACCCCGAAAGCCCTCAGACACTGCGCTTAGAGTTTGCTAAAGCCAACACGAAGATGGCAAAGAGTAAGCTGATGGCCACACCGAACCCCACAAATATCCACCCTGCTCTAGGAGCACACTTCATTGCACGGGACCCAT ATGACCTGACAGGAGCAGCATTGATTCCAGCCTCCCCTGACGCTTGGACCCCTTACCCATTGTACACGACTGAGTTGACCCCCGGCCTCCCTCACGCGGCCTTTACTTACccggcggccgccgccgcggcTGCGGCCCTCCACGCCCAGGTGAGGGACCAACCG gtcCCTGGAAGCCACACCTTTGTTCAGTTGAAGTGA
- the psma4 gene encoding proteasome subunit alpha type-4 yields MSRRYDSRTTIFSPEGRLYQVEYAMEAIGHAGTCLGILANDGVLLAAERRNIHKLLDEVFFSEKIYKLNEDMACSVAGITSDANVLTNELRLIAQRYLLQYQEPIPCEQLVTALCDIKQAYTQFGGKRPFGVSLLYMGWDKHYGFQLYQSDPSGNYGGWKATCIGNNSAAAVSMLKQDYKEGEMMLSSALALAVKVLNKTMDVSKLSAEKVEIATLTREDGKTKIKVLKLKEVEELIKKHEAEEAKAEKDKKEKEQKEKDK; encoded by the exons ATG tctcGCAGATATGATTCCCGGACAACCATCTTTTCTCCTGAAG GCCGCTTGTATCAAGTGGAATACGCCATGGAAGCCATCGGCCACGCCGGAACGTGTCTCGGGATTCTGGCAAACGACGGAGTGTTGTTAGCGGCAGAAAGACGCAACATTCACAAATTGTTGGACGAGGTCTTTTTCTCTGAGAAGATCTACAAGCTAAATGA AGACATGGCGTGTAGCGTGGCAGGGATCACGTCAGATGCTAACGTACTGACCAACGAACTGCGCCTAATAGCGCAGAG gtatTTATTGCAGTACCAAGAGCCAATCCCCTGCGAGCAGTTGGTGACAGCACTGTGTGACATCAAACAGGCCTATACTCAGTTTGGag GCAAACGGCCGTTTGGCGTGTCTCTCTTGTACATGGGCTGGGATAAACACTACGGCTTCCAGTTGTACCAAAGTGATCCGAGCGGCAACTACGGCGGCTGGAAGGCAACGTGCATTGGCAACAACAGCGCT GCTGCTGTGTCCATGTTGAAGCAGGACTACAAAGAGGGAGAGATGATGCTCTCATCGGCTTTGGCTCTGGCTGTCAAAGTTCTCAACAAAACTATGGATGTTAGCAAGCTTTCTGCAGAGAAAG TTGAGATTGCTACCCTGACGCGGGAGGACGGCAAAACAAAGATCAAGGTGCTGAAACTAAAAGAGGTGGAAGAACTGATCAAGAAACACGAGGCTGAAGAAGCCAAGGCTGAGAAGGACAAAAAGGAGAAGGAGCAGAAAGAAAAGGATAAATAA
- the LOC144194795 gene encoding solute carrier family 25 member 44-like, translating into MSPSNEDAPSGGTNQQKRNIQIIEWEDLDKKKFYSFGVFITLSIRATVYPATLIRTRLQVQRGKSLYAGTFDAFVKILQSEGVRGLYRGFMVNTFTLISGQAYITTYELVRKYVSKYCDDNTVKSVVAGGVASMVAQSITVPIDVVSQQLMMQGQGEHLSRFRPNVRWDAAGKSKRLFGPTRSIVAQIFAADGLPGFYRGALASLLTYIPNSAVWWPFYHFYAEQLSNLAPSDCPHLVLQAMAGPLAAATASTVTNPMDVIRARVQVEGRSSITETFRQLIKEEGLWGMTKGLSARIISSTPTAIVMVVGYESLKKLSLRPELVDSRHW; encoded by the exons ATGAGTCCTTCCAACGAAGACGCCCCTTCGGGCGGGACCAATCAACAAAAGAGAAACATTCAAATCATCGAGTGGGAGgacttggacaaaaaaaagttctattCTTTCGGGGTCTTCATCACCTTGAGTATCAGAGCCACAGTTTACCCCGCCACCCTCATTCGAACCCGGCTGCAGGTTCAGCGTGGAAAATCGCTTTACGCCGGCACTTTCGACGCCTTTGTCAAAATCCTACAATCGGAAGGCGTCCGGGGTCTCTACCGTGGCTTCATGGTAAACACCTTCACCCTCATTTCCGGCCAGGCGTACATCACCACTTACGAGCTGGTGAGGAAGTACGTCTCCAAGTACTGCGACGACAACACGGTCAAGTCGGTGGTGGCGGGTGGCGTGGCGTCCATGGTGGCTCAGAGCATCACTGTCCCTATAGATGTAGTGTCACAGCAACTCATGATGCAAGGCCAAGGGGAGCATCTCAGCCGCTTTCGCCCCAACGTCCGCTGGGACGCCGCCGGCAAGTCAAAACGTCTGTTCGGCCCAACCAGGAGCATTGTGGCCCAAATATTTGCCGCCGATGGTTTGCCGGGTTTCTACAGGGGTGCTCTGGCTTCTTTACTCACTTATATCCCCAACAGCGCCGTCTGGTGGCCTTTTTATCATTTCTACGCAG AGCAGCTGTCAAATCTGGCCCCCTCTGATTGCCCTCACCTGGTGTTACAAGCCATGGCCGGACCATTGGCTGCGGCCACCGCCTCCACAGTCACCAACCCAATGGATGTCATCAGAGCTAGAGTGCAG GTTGAAGGGCGCAGTTCAATCACAGAGACCTTCAGGCAGTTGATCAAGGAGGAGGGCCTTTGGGGGATGACCAAAGGACTGTCGGCTCGCATCATTTCATCCACTCCCACTGCCATCGTCATGGTGGTCGGCTACGAGAGCCTGAAAAAACTGAGTTTGCGGCCAGAGCTGGTGGACTCCAGACATTGGTAG
- the rbpms2a gene encoding RNA-binding protein, mRNA-processing factor 2a isoform X1 yields the protein MSLKTDTEPNNNVSMEEEVRTLFVSGLPVDIKPRELYLLFRPFKGYEGSLIKLTSKQPVGFVTFDSRTGAEAAKNALNGIRFDPESPQTLRLEFAKANTKMAKSKLMATPNPTNIHPALGAHFIARDPYDLTGAALIPASPDAWTPYPLYTTELTPGLPHAAFTYPAAAAAAAALHAQVRDQPMRWYPTPSETSQPGWKSRQFC from the exons ATGAGTCTGAAGACGGATACGGAGCCGAATAACAATGTCTCCATGGAGGAGGAG gtgcgaACACTTTTTGTCAGTGGTCTACCCGTTGACATCAAGCCACGGGAATTGTACCTTCTCTTCAGACCATTTAAG GGTTATGAAGGGTCACTGATTAAATTAACATCAAAACAG CCTGTTGGATTTGTAACATTCGACAGCCGAACTGGAGCCGAAGCTGCAAAAAATGCTCTAAAT GGTATCCGTTTTGACCCCGAAAGCCCTCAGACACTGCGCTTAGAGTTTGCTAAAGCCAACACGAAGATGGCAAAGAGTAAGCTGATGGCCACACCGAACCCCACAAATATCCACCCTGCTCTAGGAGCACACTTCATTGCACGGGACCCAT ATGACCTGACAGGAGCAGCATTGATTCCAGCCTCCCCTGACGCTTGGACCCCTTACCCATTGTACACGACTGAGTTGACCCCCGGCCTCCCTCACGCGGCCTTTACTTACccggcggccgccgccgcggcTGCGGCCCTCCACGCCCAGGTGAGGGACCAACCG ATGCGCTGGTATCCTACTCCTTCTGAGACTTCCCAGCCTGGATGGAAATCCCGGCAGTTTTGTTAG
- the rbpms2a gene encoding RNA-binding protein, mRNA-processing factor 2a isoform X2, giving the protein MSLKTDTEPNNNVSMEEEVRTLFVSGLPVDIKPRELYLLFRPFKGYEGSLIKLTSKQPVGFVTFDSRTGAEAAKNALNGIRFDPESPQTLRLEFAKANTKMAKSKLMATPNPTNIHPALGAHFIARDPYDLTGAALIPASPDAWTPYPLYTTELTPGLPHAAFTYPAAAAAAAALHAQMRWYPTPSETSQPGWKSRQFC; this is encoded by the exons ATGAGTCTGAAGACGGATACGGAGCCGAATAACAATGTCTCCATGGAGGAGGAG gtgcgaACACTTTTTGTCAGTGGTCTACCCGTTGACATCAAGCCACGGGAATTGTACCTTCTCTTCAGACCATTTAAG GGTTATGAAGGGTCACTGATTAAATTAACATCAAAACAG CCTGTTGGATTTGTAACATTCGACAGCCGAACTGGAGCCGAAGCTGCAAAAAATGCTCTAAAT GGTATCCGTTTTGACCCCGAAAGCCCTCAGACACTGCGCTTAGAGTTTGCTAAAGCCAACACGAAGATGGCAAAGAGTAAGCTGATGGCCACACCGAACCCCACAAATATCCACCCTGCTCTAGGAGCACACTTCATTGCACGGGACCCAT ATGACCTGACAGGAGCAGCATTGATTCCAGCCTCCCCTGACGCTTGGACCCCTTACCCATTGTACACGACTGAGTTGACCCCCGGCCTCCCTCACGCGGCCTTTACTTACccggcggccgccgccgcggcTGCGGCCCTCCACGCCCAG ATGCGCTGGTATCCTACTCCTTCTGAGACTTCCCAGCCTGGATGGAAATCCCGGCAGTTTTGTTAG
- the rbpms2a gene encoding RNA-binding protein, mRNA-processing factor 2a isoform X4, with the protein MSLKTDTEPNNNVSMEEEVRTLFVSGLPVDIKPRELYLLFRPFKGYEGSLIKLTSKQPVGFVTFDSRTGAEAAKNALNGIRFDPESPQTLRLEFAKANTKMAKSKLMATPNPTNIHPALGAHFIARDPYDLTGAALIPASPDAWTPYPLYTTELTPGLPHAAFTYPAAAAAAAALHAQVPGSHTFVQLK; encoded by the exons ATGAGTCTGAAGACGGATACGGAGCCGAATAACAATGTCTCCATGGAGGAGGAG gtgcgaACACTTTTTGTCAGTGGTCTACCCGTTGACATCAAGCCACGGGAATTGTACCTTCTCTTCAGACCATTTAAG GGTTATGAAGGGTCACTGATTAAATTAACATCAAAACAG CCTGTTGGATTTGTAACATTCGACAGCCGAACTGGAGCCGAAGCTGCAAAAAATGCTCTAAAT GGTATCCGTTTTGACCCCGAAAGCCCTCAGACACTGCGCTTAGAGTTTGCTAAAGCCAACACGAAGATGGCAAAGAGTAAGCTGATGGCCACACCGAACCCCACAAATATCCACCCTGCTCTAGGAGCACACTTCATTGCACGGGACCCAT ATGACCTGACAGGAGCAGCATTGATTCCAGCCTCCCCTGACGCTTGGACCCCTTACCCATTGTACACGACTGAGTTGACCCCCGGCCTCCCTCACGCGGCCTTTACTTACccggcggccgccgccgcggcTGCGGCCCTCCACGCCCAG gtcCCTGGAAGCCACACCTTTGTTCAGTTGAAGTGA